DNA sequence from the Centropristis striata isolate RG_2023a ecotype Rhode Island chromosome 17, C.striata_1.0, whole genome shotgun sequence genome:
TTGtccaaaacataaacaaatcagAATATGATAGCTTGCTGATCCTTGAATTTTACATAGTAACTctcaatttgatgcattttgtttttatttacactgtCTCATCTTTTTGAACTGGGTCTGTTACTATGcattttacattattaataaacatatatatgtttgtagAACCTATCAGTTCGGGTTATATTCCAACTTCtagtttgtctgtctgtctaataGATATCATAAATGAGGGACAAAAAAAACTTCCGcactgaagaaaaaatacaaaccaaCCTATCTTAAAATTGATAATATGATAAATAATTTGCATTGTACactataattaaatataataatacttaaTTGGAGTACAGAATTGTGCACAATAGTGATACATTTTCTTAAACTGTTCTACTGTTTGTTGCAGTAGGAGAGTATCTGCACATATGAAGACATGCATACTTCTTTTGTCTCCTCAGTGCTCAATGTGCTCTTCCTGCTTCGTGCTCAAGGTCAGAACAACAGTTACTATGTTAAGAAAGCTGGTGAGTGAGGTTTGATAATTgattttataaacataaatagtcacttttagttcatttttttagttttttaacataaaaattaaattaaaatgctgaagtttaaaaaaaataattaacaagtATGCATCTTTCTTGCACTAACAATATGCTGGCTTCACTTCTACCCTGAGAGTGATGAGGGATTCCTGAATACTTTTTGTTAAAGCATGCAacaacttttctttctctctttcaaaGATGCAGCTTTCATTAATGTGGATCCAAACAGACTGCAATTCTTTGAGTATGAATCCATCTCACTTACCTGTGCCCGGATTCGTGGCTCATCTGAATGGAGAGTGATGAAAAATATTTCCTCAGATGCTTCTCGATGGGAAACATCAACAGGATCCTTGAAGATTAATCCGGCTTATAAATCACACAGTGGAGAATACTTTTGTGAcaatggagagggagagagaagcaaCACTGTCAACATCTCTGTCACTGGTATGTTCAGCAAATTAACTCATATTggtaaaaaaatgctgaaatgtgGCTCAAGAAAAATCTAGTAATTAAGAATGTCTTTACTTTGTCTCTTGTTGTCCAGCTGGTGAAGTGATCCTGGATATTCCTGCTCTCCCTGTGATGGAGGGAAAGATGGTGACTCTGCGCTGCAGAAAGAAGACATCTGCTATCTCTACAGCTGATTTCTACAAAGATGGCCTATTCAATAGGACAGAATACACTGGCAACATGACCATTCCCAGTGTTTCATTATCGTCTGAAGGTCTTTACAGATGCAGAATCCCTGGAGCTGGAAGATCACCAGAGAGCTGGCTGGCTGTCAGAGGTGAGACAGCAAATATCATCAAAAAGGAAAGACGTTAAACTTGTATTAATTTCAATATTCCattcaaaaattaagtaaaatgaccTATATTATACATGCACCTCAAGGGACAACACCTGGGGAGGGTCGAGAGTggcctcctcctcatcctccagaCCCTGGTTCCATTCAGCTCTCCATCCTGTTGCCGGTCGTCTTCACCTGTTTGTGTGTGGCTGttctgctgctggtggtgggACTACTGCACTATCGGAAACACAGAGGTACAGTACTTGGGAGAATTATAAAACATGCTATAAAGTGTAGTTTATTCTATAAAGAATGGCTCCCTTTATCCCCAAAACAA
Encoded proteins:
- the LOC131989342 gene encoding low affinity immunoglobulin gamma Fc region receptor II-like, with the translated sequence MEVTSLCIILLLNVLFLLRAQGQNNSYYVKKADAAFINVDPNRLQFFEYESISLTCARIRGSSEWRVMKNISSDASRWETSTGSLKINPAYKSHSGEYFCDNGEGERSNTVNISVTAGEVILDIPALPVMEGKMVTLRCRKKTSAISTADFYKDGLFNRTEYTGNMTIPSVSLSSEGLYRCRIPGAGRSPESWLAVRAYIIHAPQGTTPGEGREWPPPHPPDPGSIQLSILLPVVFTCLCVAVLLLVVGLLHYRKHRVTRLKMLLTRTVLLHILSVVNY